The following proteins are encoded in a genomic region of Leptospira ryugenii:
- a CDS encoding SixA phosphatase family protein, giving the protein MKHLYLLRHAKSDWDEAYESDEERNLSDRGKKQTKALRNFLLDFKFQIDLAYVSPAVRTERTYHALRKDMIRLPKPEFKPAIYEADAEDLLFLVHGVPEYVRSVLIVGHNPGLEEFATGLLRGNPERSLFSKFPTSALVGLQFAANTWKEVEWGKAALTLFWIPGQLGKE; this is encoded by the coding sequence ATGAAACATTTATATTTACTCAGGCATGCAAAATCGGATTGGGATGAAGCATACGAGTCTGATGAGGAGCGTAACCTCTCTGATCGTGGGAAAAAACAAACAAAAGCCCTTCGAAACTTTCTATTAGATTTTAAGTTCCAAATCGATCTAGCCTACGTATCTCCTGCCGTACGTACTGAGCGAACCTACCACGCACTCAGAAAAGATATGATTCGATTGCCAAAGCCAGAATTTAAACCTGCGATTTATGAAGCGGATGCAGAGGATCTTTTGTTTTTAGTCCATGGAGTTCCTGAATACGTACGATCTGTTCTAATTGTTGGCCATAATCCTGGTCTAGAAGAATTTGCAACTGGCTTACTCAGAGGAAATCCTGAACGGTCGCTCTTTTCAAAATTTCCTACTTCGGCACTCGTTGGTTTGCAGTTTGCCGCAAACACTTGGAAAGAAGTGGAGTGGGGAAAGGCGGCATTGACTTTATTTTGGATTCCAGGCCAATTGGGTAAGGAATGA
- a CDS encoding response regulator transcription factor, translating to MITGGKVGKDQKQKNRFALGNPFHKLKTKSFKVAHVEPIRIAILEDHSVVTEGILSVLKNQPKFQIVGQFRTGNDLRQFLSEEKPDFLLLDIDLPDASGIDLLKEVKQISPKTKVAMFTLHAGQMYVENALKSKADAYILKSDPIADLPRVIESILDGEMFVSKGISNVALPFSAFQIEILNLLVQGLSQNEVAEKINKSRKTVEYHLNQMRTKFDCKNNNELISKYQKEMQK from the coding sequence ATGATTACAGGAGGAAAGGTTGGCAAAGACCAAAAGCAGAAAAATCGCTTTGCATTGGGCAATCCGTTCCATAAGTTGAAAACCAAAAGTTTTAAAGTAGCTCACGTGGAACCCATTCGAATCGCCATATTAGAAGATCATTCCGTTGTTACAGAGGGAATCCTATCCGTTCTGAAAAACCAGCCTAAATTTCAGATTGTCGGACAGTTTCGTACTGGCAATGATTTACGCCAATTTCTTTCGGAAGAAAAGCCAGATTTCCTTTTGTTAGATATAGACCTACCGGATGCAAGTGGAATTGATCTTCTGAAAGAAGTAAAACAAATTTCTCCCAAAACGAAAGTGGCAATGTTTACTCTGCATGCTGGGCAAATGTATGTAGAAAATGCTCTAAAATCCAAGGCCGATGCCTATATTTTAAAATCGGATCCAATCGCAGATCTACCTCGAGTCATTGAATCCATCTTAGACGGGGAAATGTTTGTATCAAAAGGCATCAGCAATGTTGCTCTCCCTTTTTCTGCATTTCAGATAGAGATATTGAATTTGTTAGTTCAGGGACTCTCTCAAAATGAAGTGGCCGAAAAAATCAATAAATCCAGAAAAACAGTTGAATACCACTTGAACCAAATGCGCACCAAATTCGATTGTAAAAACAATAACGAATTGATTTCTAAATACCAAAAAGAAATGCAAAAATAG
- a CDS encoding hybrid sensor histidine kinase/response regulator encodes MNPNEVDPKEKFLVQAGTHWTSLKKEGKPLPSFGYATYRLNVLLPDNRETLALSIPVLHTAYRLYVDGELVYENGIVSEYENIHKPSFHTKVIALRGVRKHLRLQIDISNYSHKIAGMKEVIHLGRIDNIYSEVSDVYVANWIIILFLSLLSLYHFFLYILRNSERGSFYLGFLYLGILVMILSLAEGRILFNTFSDSYWLLLVRLSNIGLPISIYMATRVLFHVFLNHKYEILIKVTKLYVILYILTTLFSPKAQMAEWTYLFEFWSIGFIALGLILTVIAVIQRKKDSLLYLFSLVLISLGSIYDTLYNGNYVSGFQGFGYYNLLFFLVPQTYILTRSIFQIFKSEEIASRQLMKSNEDLENKVKERTLELQKANRWKANFVSLMSHDLRSPLIGVSQILDVLQFKFSTTSDEEKLKFLNMSKEGIQNSLRMLKSLLDISRFDSEGIKLQQSQFDLKTLLQDVVSILDPIATVKEITLILNVQSETSIIADRALLEEVFKNIITNAIKFSYPHSQIEIAERMKGDWISIEIKDSGIGMDEDAIAKIFGEDNPKSQPGTNGELGSGFGLKLCLNILEAHFAKLKIHSEPGKGSTFEIQFSKNLRSVLLVDDSDAYRSSLAEDLRRRKWIVIEARNGEEALDHLSRIKPSLIITDKEMPIMDGISFLHEWEAIRGTHFIPVVFISSDLALSGGENLIESEGLDEIVMMSISKLVPISKMADRITKTFR; translated from the coding sequence TTGAATCCAAATGAGGTCGATCCCAAAGAGAAGTTTTTGGTCCAAGCAGGTACCCACTGGACTTCCTTGAAAAAAGAGGGAAAACCTCTCCCTAGCTTTGGTTATGCTACCTATCGACTCAATGTTTTGTTACCTGACAACCGAGAGACTCTTGCGCTCTCGATCCCCGTTTTACATACCGCCTATCGCTTGTATGTTGATGGTGAATTGGTTTATGAGAATGGTATAGTTTCCGAATATGAGAACATACATAAGCCATCCTTTCACACCAAGGTGATTGCCCTTAGAGGCGTCAGAAAACACCTTCGTCTACAGATCGATATCTCGAACTATAGCCATAAAATTGCTGGCATGAAAGAAGTAATCCATCTTGGTCGTATCGATAATATTTATTCGGAAGTTTCAGATGTATATGTCGCAAATTGGATTATTATTCTTTTTTTGAGTCTTTTATCCCTTTATCATTTCTTCTTGTATATTTTAAGAAACTCAGAAAGAGGTTCATTCTATTTAGGATTTTTATATCTCGGAATCTTGGTGATGATATTGAGTCTCGCTGAAGGGAGAATTTTATTTAATACTTTTTCCGATAGCTATTGGTTGCTTTTAGTGCGGCTCTCTAATATAGGTTTGCCTATAAGTATCTATATGGCCACAAGAGTTCTTTTTCATGTTTTTTTAAATCATAAGTATGAGATTTTAATAAAAGTAACAAAGCTTTATGTGATCCTATATATCTTAACAACCTTATTTAGTCCAAAAGCTCAGATGGCTGAGTGGACATATCTTTTTGAGTTTTGGTCGATAGGATTCATCGCTCTCGGTTTGATTTTAACTGTAATCGCTGTCATCCAAAGAAAGAAGGATAGTCTACTTTATCTCTTTAGTTTAGTTCTGATTAGTTTAGGATCAATCTATGACACTCTTTACAATGGAAATTATGTAAGTGGATTTCAAGGATTTGGTTATTACAATCTACTATTCTTTTTGGTTCCGCAAACTTATATTTTAACGCGATCAATTTTTCAAATTTTTAAATCAGAAGAGATTGCATCTAGGCAATTGATGAAAAGTAACGAAGATTTAGAAAATAAAGTGAAAGAAAGAACACTAGAATTGCAAAAAGCCAATCGATGGAAGGCGAACTTTGTATCTTTGATGTCTCATGATTTACGCTCACCATTAATTGGTGTTAGTCAGATTTTAGATGTCCTCCAATTTAAATTTAGTACTACTTCTGATGAGGAAAAGTTAAAATTCCTAAATATGTCAAAAGAAGGGATACAAAACTCTCTTCGAATGTTAAAATCACTTCTAGATATTAGTCGCTTTGATTCTGAAGGGATCAAATTACAGCAGTCACAATTTGACCTAAAGACTCTTTTACAAGATGTTGTGTCCATATTGGATCCCATTGCAACGGTAAAGGAAATCACTTTAATACTCAATGTACAAAGTGAAACATCTATTATTGCAGATAGAGCATTGTTAGAAGAAGTTTTTAAAAATATTATCACAAATGCGATTAAATTTTCTTATCCTCATTCGCAGATTGAAATCGCAGAGCGAATGAAAGGTGATTGGATCTCGATTGAGATCAAAGATTCTGGGATTGGAATGGATGAAGATGCGATTGCCAAAATATTCGGCGAGGACAACCCCAAAAGTCAGCCTGGTACAAACGGAGAACTCGGAAGCGGTTTTGGTTTAAAACTCTGTCTGAATATTTTAGAAGCTCATTTCGCCAAACTCAAGATCCACAGTGAGCCAGGCAAAGGCTCTACCTTTGAAATTCAATTTTCTAAAAATCTTAGATCCGTTTTGTTAGTCGATGATTCGGATGCCTATCGATCAAGCCTTGCTGAAGATTTAAGGCGAAGAAAATGGATCGTGATTGAAGCAAGAAATGGTGAAGAGGCCTTGGATCACTTGAGCCGCATCAAACCAAGTTTGATCATTACGGATAAAGAGATGCCGATTATGGATGGTATTTCTTTCTTACACGAATGGGAAGCCATACGGGGCACACATTTTATTCCAGTCGTGTTTATCAGTTCCGATTTAGCACTTTCAGGCGGAGAAAATTTGATCGAAAGCGAAGGATTGGATGAAATCGTGATGATGTCCATTTCCAAACTTGTTCCGATCTCCAAGATGGCTGACCGTATTACAAAGACCTTTCGTTGA
- a CDS encoding DUF1569 domain-containing protein: MLSSDQFQERISGAKNLTQIYTVLDELKLSYDKIHVVGAWGIGKILSHCAQSIQYSMDGYPEMKSAFFRGTAGSLAFTFFSLRGKMSHGLEEPIPGATELNPNANYSEGSLELQKAIERFSLAKAEELKPHFAYGTLDKEEYENAHLFHIKNHLERVSLVS, from the coding sequence ATGTTATCATCAGATCAGTTCCAAGAACGCATCTCAGGAGCAAAAAACCTAACACAGATTTACACAGTCCTGGATGAACTAAAATTATCTTATGATAAAATACATGTGGTCGGGGCTTGGGGCATAGGTAAAATTCTCTCTCATTGTGCACAAAGCATTCAGTATTCGATGGATGGTTATCCGGAAATGAAATCTGCATTCTTCCGAGGTACTGCTGGTTCTCTTGCATTTACTTTTTTTTCATTGCGTGGTAAGATGAGCCATGGATTGGAAGAACCTATCCCGGGAGCCACTGAACTAAACCCAAATGCAAATTATAGTGAAGGTAGTTTGGAACTCCAAAAAGCAATCGAAAGATTTTCCTTGGCAAAAGCAGAGGAGTTAAAACCACACTTTGCCTATGGGACTTTGGACAAGGAAGAGTATGAAAATGCTCACCTTTTCCATATCAAAAACCATTTGGAAAGAGTGAGCTTAGTTTCCTAA
- a CDS encoding TerC family protein, with the protein MFEIFTDPASLAALVSLTALEIVLGIDNIIFISILASRLPKNQQKNARQIGLLLAMLTRILLLFSLSLIMKLTEPFFVLVGHEISGRDLILIVGGLFLIAKSTTEIHHKLEGDGEDKDSDRKKLTFTNVIIQIMLLDIVFSLDSVITAVGMTDHLMIMILAVIISVGFMLLASGSISDFVDRHPTVKILALSFLILIGLALVGEGWELHIPKGYIYFAMAFSVIVEMLNIQLRKSDKKPVVFKDK; encoded by the coding sequence ATGTTTGAAATTTTTACTGACCCTGCCTCACTCGCTGCACTTGTCTCACTAACTGCTTTGGAAATTGTCCTGGGCATCGATAATATTATATTCATTTCTATTTTGGCATCGCGACTTCCTAAGAACCAACAGAAAAATGCCAGACAAATTGGTCTTTTACTCGCAATGTTAACAAGAATCCTGCTATTGTTTTCTTTATCTTTGATTATGAAATTAACCGAACCTTTCTTTGTTTTGGTAGGCCATGAGATCAGCGGACGAGATTTAATATTGATCGTAGGTGGACTCTTTTTAATAGCGAAGTCGACAACAGAAATTCATCATAAATTGGAAGGAGACGGAGAGGATAAAGATTCGGATAGAAAGAAACTTACCTTTACAAATGTCATCATACAAATCATGTTATTGGATATCGTTTTTTCTTTGGACTCTGTGATAACAGCGGTTGGTATGACAGACCATTTGATGATCATGATATTGGCTGTCATCATCTCCGTGGGCTTCATGTTACTTGCCAGTGGTTCTATCTCAGACTTTGTCGATAGGCACCCTACTGTAAAAATTCTTGCCCTAAGTTTTTTGATCTTGATTGGACTAGCGCTTGTGGGAGAAGGATGGGAACTTCATATCCCGAAAGGATATATTTACTTTGCAATGGCCTTCTCTGTCATCGTAGAGATGTTAAATATACAATTGAGAAAATCTGACAAAAAGCCAGTTGTATTCAAGGACAAATGA
- a CDS encoding S1C family serine protease, with amino-acid sequence MILHALMNKSRLNRIQRINKQYFKLKLMTANFLFFLTFFPNCAINKNDTIDLLSKSTVRLGENQTIHVNSTFGTGFFISDNSYILTCSHFVNQVETVYVYHLEKSYKTKLVRKDNRSDLALLEIQGLDFGHGWIETEKQIPAEYGLEVWGMGSPFGEEKSLYRGMVSKPAVLGGDPTEPNLSFIQFDQIFLPGFSGAPLVDKAHAFVGIARYQMTLSESRHSGLGYAIPANRVREFLEKE; translated from the coding sequence ATGATCTTGCACGCGTTAATGAACAAGAGTCGACTGAATCGCATTCAGCGCATAAATAAACAATACTTCAAACTTAAACTAATGACCGCTAATTTTTTGTTTTTTTTAACTTTTTTTCCAAATTGTGCAATAAACAAAAATGATACAATCGACCTTTTATCGAAATCAACGGTTCGACTTGGAGAAAATCAAACCATTCATGTAAACAGTACTTTTGGAACAGGTTTTTTTATTTCAGATAATTCATATATTCTAACATGCTCACATTTTGTAAACCAAGTGGAGACAGTTTATGTCTACCATTTGGAAAAATCCTATAAAACCAAATTGGTTCGCAAAGATAACCGAAGTGACCTTGCCCTCTTGGAAATCCAAGGTCTGGATTTTGGTCATGGTTGGATCGAAACCGAGAAACAAATCCCAGCAGAGTATGGTTTAGAGGTTTGGGGGATGGGAAGTCCATTCGGAGAAGAGAAGTCTCTTTACCGAGGCATGGTTTCAAAGCCAGCCGTTCTGGGTGGTGATCCCACAGAACCCAACCTTTCTTTTATACAGTTTGATCAAATTTTTTTACCGGGATTTTCTGGTGCACCCTTAGTCGATAAGGCTCACGCGTTTGTTGGGATTGCCCGCTACCAAATGACTCTCTCGGAATCGAGACACTCAGGATTAGGTTATGCTATCCCTGCCAATAGAGTCAGAGAGTTTCTAGAAAAAGAATAA
- a CDS encoding RluA family pseudouridine synthase: MQIQLTVSEDYADARLDLFLKDQAGDDLSRSTVQKWIESGWVRDAETEEILGKNGLRLRADQKLNIQLQPKAESHLEPIPMDIPVLYEEEEFMVVHKKPGIAVHSGPGDDQPSLANGLLYQFQQLSSVGGNRRPGIVHRLDKPTEGVLLIAKSDRAHAKLSAAFQNRQVEKTYQAWVLQSPVEGQGTMRLPIGRHPVDRVKMCIRETGRDAITHYKTEQIVQTQTGRKYSFLTIQIETGRTHQIRVHLQHLHCPVVGDSLYSRSAKDYAQFGLLLLAKKIKFPHPFSPEQYLEVEIDLPDRFKTFERKCRSY; encoded by the coding sequence ATGCAAATTCAACTGACTGTTTCCGAAGATTACGCTGACGCAAGGCTGGACCTTTTTCTAAAAGACCAGGCGGGAGATGATCTGTCCCGTTCCACGGTACAAAAATGGATTGAATCGGGTTGGGTAAGAGATGCTGAAACAGAAGAGATTTTGGGTAAAAATGGGCTGAGGCTCCGTGCCGACCAAAAACTCAACATCCAACTCCAGCCCAAAGCGGAGTCCCATTTAGAGCCCATCCCAATGGACATTCCCGTCCTCTATGAAGAAGAGGAATTTATGGTAGTCCATAAAAAACCAGGGATAGCCGTGCACAGCGGCCCTGGGGATGACCAACCTTCCCTCGCCAATGGACTTCTCTATCAATTCCAACAGTTGTCTTCTGTTGGTGGAAACCGCAGGCCAGGAATCGTCCACAGGCTAGACAAACCCACGGAAGGGGTCCTCCTCATTGCCAAATCCGACCGAGCCCATGCAAAATTATCAGCGGCCTTCCAAAATAGGCAGGTGGAGAAAACATACCAAGCATGGGTCTTACAATCACCTGTTGAGGGACAGGGGACAATGCGATTGCCAATCGGAAGGCACCCCGTAGACCGAGTGAAGATGTGCATCCGGGAGACTGGCAGGGATGCCATCACGCACTATAAAACCGAACAGATTGTCCAAACGCAAACTGGTAGAAAGTATTCGTTTTTGACGATACAGATTGAAACGGGAAGGACACACCAAATCCGTGTCCACTTACAGCACTTACATTGCCCTGTAGTGGGAGATAGTTTGTATTCTAGATCTGCAAAAGATTATGCGCAGTTTGGATTATTGTTACTAGCAAAAAAGATAAAATTCCCACATCCTTTCAGCCCAGAACAGTATTTAGAAGTGGAGATTGATCTGCCAGATAGGTTCAAAACCTTTGAACGAAAGTGTAGGAGTTATTGA
- the loa22 gene encoding OmpA family outer membrane lipoprotein Loa22: MKKAILTKLALIAGISLIIVHCSSAETKTETTTQEPAADTKVSSRDLNMALLDEINTALKDYRYPDGARKRGFAYKQADIQKEDFNLWAKDNVAYIKEALTKLPEDYSLQIIGHADASGPEEAEGNKKGNGYYSQIRADAVKDALVKQGVPANRIVTKAAGSSSPISGFSETDAINRRVTFQVVSK; the protein is encoded by the coding sequence ATGAAAAAAGCAATTTTGACGAAACTTGCGCTCATCGCCGGAATTTCTCTCATTATCGTACATTGTTCTTCGGCTGAGACAAAAACGGAAACAACAACGCAAGAGCCAGCTGCGGATACTAAAGTATCATCTAGAGATTTAAACATGGCTCTGTTAGACGAGATCAATACAGCTCTCAAAGATTATCGATACCCAGATGGAGCTCGAAAAAGAGGTTTCGCTTATAAACAAGCTGATATCCAAAAAGAAGACTTCAATCTATGGGCTAAGGATAACGTAGCGTATATTAAAGAAGCTCTCACAAAATTACCTGAAGACTACTCTCTACAGATCATTGGCCATGCCGATGCTTCTGGACCAGAAGAGGCAGAAGGCAACAAAAAAGGTAACGGATATTATTCTCAAATCCGTGCCGATGCAGTGAAGGATGCTCTTGTGAAACAAGGTGTTCCAGCAAATCGTATCGTAACGAAGGCTGCAGGATCTTCTTCCCCTATTTCTGGTTTCTCTGAGACAGATGCGATCAACAGAAGGGTAACCTTCCAAGTCGTTTCTAAATAA
- a CDS encoding winged helix-turn-helix transcriptional regulator has product MPEFKYKDKIYFNPVEFLLDWIGGAWKMPILWRLREKTLRYSEIKKTLNHISDKMLAQSLRELEDCGLVSRKVYAVVPPKTEYSLTELGKKTIPLISDMRELGNVLMKSSGIYVEDQTSFPKEKVSRKANKKK; this is encoded by the coding sequence ATGCCAGAATTTAAATACAAAGACAAAATCTATTTTAATCCCGTGGAATTTCTTTTGGACTGGATAGGCGGTGCCTGGAAGATGCCCATCTTATGGCGACTCAGAGAAAAAACTCTAAGGTATAGCGAGATCAAAAAAACCCTCAACCATATCTCGGACAAGATGTTGGCACAATCATTACGAGAATTAGAGGACTGTGGCCTTGTCTCTAGAAAGGTGTATGCCGTCGTTCCACCAAAAACAGAATATAGCCTAACAGAGCTAGGGAAAAAAACAATACCTTTGATTTCGGACATGCGTGAGTTGGGAAATGTTTTGATGAAGAGTTCTGGCATTTATGTTGAGGACCAGACTTCCTTTCCCAAAGAAAAAGTGAGTCGAAAGGCAAACAAAAAAAAATAG
- a CDS encoding NADPH-dependent F420 reductase, with the protein MKIAIIGTGNVGGALARGLSKKHEVFIGVRNQDTFKGKESLPLERLQVTSIEAAVQKAETVILATPAVAAIEVARSLGDTGSKVIIDTMNVVMKRGPEGFTNTADAILAHTKSQDIVKCFNTTGANNIANPQYPSAAIDAFVAGNSIRGKAVAKELALDMGFADCIDVGGNDKFELMEHFANFWINLAMFQGLGREIGFKILKR; encoded by the coding sequence ATGAAAATTGCGATTATCGGAACGGGAAATGTAGGCGGTGCACTTGCTCGTGGCCTGTCCAAAAAACATGAAGTCTTCATTGGTGTGCGAAACCAAGATACGTTTAAAGGCAAAGAAAGCCTTCCCTTGGAACGATTGCAAGTGACAAGCATTGAAGCAGCCGTTCAGAAGGCAGAGACAGTGATTTTAGCAACACCTGCGGTGGCTGCCATTGAAGTGGCTCGGTCCTTAGGAGACACGGGTTCTAAGGTCATCATAGATACCATGAATGTTGTCATGAAACGAGGACCTGAAGGATTTACCAATACTGCAGATGCCATCCTCGCCCATACAAAAAGCCAAGATATTGTGAAATGTTTCAATACTACAGGAGCAAACAACATTGCAAATCCCCAATACCCGTCTGCTGCAATAGATGCCTTTGTGGCAGGTAATTCTATACGTGGCAAGGCAGTCGCAAAAGAATTAGCGTTGGATATGGGTTTTGCCGACTGTATAGATGTGGGCGGAAATGATAAATTTGAACTCATGGAACATTTTGCAAATTTCTGGATCAACCTGGCAATGTTCCAAGGCCTTGGTCGGGAGATTGGGTTCAAAATTTTAAAACGTTAA
- a CDS encoding DUF1801 domain-containing protein — protein MNTVSEYIQSLPEDRKLAFSKLRAIIKKQLPKGFEETIIYKMVGYVVPKKIYPNGYHCDKSLPLPFLQIASQKQFIALYHMGIYADPKLLQWFQAEYPKHCKSKLDMGKSCIRFKKMDEIPYALIGELVEKLTVKDWIGLYEKKLLP, from the coding sequence ATGAACACGGTCAGCGAATACATCCAAAGTCTCCCAGAAGATCGCAAGCTTGCCTTTTCAAAACTACGGGCCATCATCAAAAAACAATTACCGAAAGGATTTGAAGAGACAATCATTTACAAAATGGTAGGCTATGTGGTACCTAAAAAGATCTACCCAAATGGATACCATTGCGACAAATCTCTTCCCTTACCTTTCCTTCAAATAGCCTCTCAGAAGCAGTTCATCGCTTTGTACCATATGGGAATCTATGCGGATCCCAAACTTTTACAATGGTTCCAAGCAGAATATCCGAAGCATTGCAAATCTAAATTGGATATGGGAAAGAGCTGCATCCGCTTCAAAAAAATGGATGAGATTCCCTACGCATTGATTGGGGAGCTCGTGGAAAAGCTAACGGTGAAAGATTGGATAGGTCTATACGAAAAGAAATTGCTCCCTTAA
- a CDS encoding fumarate hydratase produces the protein MPEFFYSDPFPLGTDTTTYKLLTKDYVSTVPFGDKEILKVDPEGLTFLAEKAMEDVSFYLRTEHLKKVRKILDDPEATENDRFVAMALIKNAVIAADKLLPSCQDTGTGIVVAKKGEYVITGGDDAQALSKGIYNTYVNRNLRYSQVVPLSMYEEVNSGSNLPAQVDIYSTPGDKYSFLFLAKGGGSANKTYLYQETKALLNPASLEKFISEKVAGLGTAACPPYHIAVVIGGTSAEMNLKTVKLASAGYLDHLPTKGNREGVAFRDLELEEKMLKAAQKSGIGAQFGGKYLAHDFRIIRLPRHGASCPVGLGVSCSADRNIKAKITKEGIYLEQLEYDPSQFLPSVDDVEAKSEAVHINLNQPMKDILQILSKHPVKTRVMLSGRLVVARDIAHAKLKERLDKGESLPDYFKNHPIYYAGPAKTPEGMPSGSFGPTTAGRMDSYVPLFQEKGYSMISLAKGNRSKLVTDSCKKNGGFYLGSIGGPAALLAKENIKKVEVLDYPELGMEAIWAIEVENFPAFIVVDDKGNDFFQMLN, from the coding sequence ATGCCCGAATTTTTTTACTCAGATCCATTTCCGTTAGGTACTGATACAACTACCTACAAACTTTTGACAAAAGACTACGTCTCTACTGTTCCCTTTGGAGACAAAGAAATTTTAAAAGTGGATCCCGAGGGTTTAACCTTTCTTGCCGAAAAGGCAATGGAAGATGTTTCGTTTTACCTACGAACAGAGCATTTAAAAAAGGTCCGCAAGATTCTAGACGATCCAGAGGCAACAGAGAACGATCGTTTTGTGGCGATGGCACTCATCAAGAATGCAGTAATTGCCGCCGACAAACTCCTTCCTTCTTGCCAGGATACAGGCACTGGCATTGTCGTCGCAAAGAAAGGAGAATATGTAATCACAGGTGGAGACGACGCCCAAGCACTTTCGAAAGGTATCTATAACACGTATGTGAATCGTAATTTAAGGTATTCACAAGTGGTACCACTCTCTATGTACGAAGAAGTCAATTCGGGATCAAATTTACCAGCACAAGTGGATATTTATAGTACTCCTGGCGACAAATATAGTTTTCTCTTTCTTGCAAAAGGTGGTGGGTCTGCGAACAAAACATACCTCTACCAAGAAACAAAAGCTCTCTTAAATCCAGCATCATTAGAAAAATTCATCTCAGAAAAAGTGGCAGGTCTTGGAACCGCAGCATGTCCACCTTATCACATAGCAGTTGTTATAGGTGGTACAAGCGCCGAGATGAATTTAAAAACCGTAAAACTAGCCTCTGCTGGCTACTTAGACCATTTACCTACAAAAGGCAACAGAGAAGGTGTTGCCTTCCGAGATTTAGAGCTAGAAGAGAAAATGCTCAAAGCCGCACAAAAATCTGGTATTGGGGCACAATTCGGTGGCAAGTATTTGGCCCATGATTTTCGAATCATTCGATTGCCAAGGCATGGCGCCTCTTGCCCAGTAGGATTGGGAGTGAGTTGTAGTGCTGACCGCAATATCAAAGCAAAGATCACCAAAGAGGGGATTTATTTAGAGCAACTAGAATATGATCCTTCACAATTCCTTCCAAGTGTAGATGACGTAGAAGCGAAGAGTGAGGCAGTCCATATCAATCTCAACCAACCTATGAAGGATATTCTTCAAATTTTATCCAAACATCCCGTCAAGACACGAGTTATGTTGTCCGGTAGGCTAGTTGTGGCTCGCGACATTGCTCACGCAAAATTAAAGGAAAGATTGGATAAGGGTGAATCGCTCCCTGATTATTTCAAAAACCATCCCATCTATTATGCAGGACCCGCCAAAACTCCAGAGGGAATGCCATCTGGATCCTTTGGCCCGACCACTGCAGGTCGTATGGATAGCTATGTGCCCCTCTTCCAAGAGAAAGGTTATTCGATGATTTCATTGGCGAAGGGCAACCGTTCCAAATTGGTGACCGACAGTTGCAAAAAGAACGGAGGTTTCTACCTCGGTTCGATTGGTGGCCCCGCAGCCCTTCTAGCAAAAGAGAACATAAAAAAGGTGGAAGTTCTTGATTACCCAGAATTGGGTATGGAGGCTATATGGGCCATTGAAGTCGAGAATTTCCCCGCCTTTATTGTGGTAGATGATAAAGGAAATGATTTTTTCCAAATGTTAAACTGA